The following coding sequences are from one Virgibacillus necropolis window:
- a CDS encoding alpha/beta-type small acid-soluble spore protein: protein MAGNKNDLLVPGARNAIDSMKEEIANELGVQPGADTTARENGSVGGEMVKRMIKIAEDSMQNGNK from the coding sequence ATGGCAGGAAACAAAAATGATTTGTTAGTGCCAGGTGCAAGAAATGCAATTGACAGTATGAAAGAGGAAATTGCAAATGAACTTGGTGTCCAGCCCGGAGCTGACACCACTGCACGAGAAAATGGATCGGTGGGTGGCGAGATGGTCAAACGAATGATCAAAATCGCTGAAGACAGTATGCAGAATGGTAATAAATAA
- a CDS encoding aminotransferase class V-fold PLP-dependent enzyme, with protein sequence MVYDSIRLKYADSVLPSLTIEEAQNLQFKLVGSMSKHFTGDQFLSMGDLGVAPRYKKPEQTERVECAIADFFGAGKTALVRGAGTGAIRIIVSTLLSAGETMFIHTAPVYTTTKDTIKMLGIQTKAVDFNDLKAVEKAVVDDQVCKLFYVQHARQQPTDTYDLRALIETVKGVRPDLQVVVDDNYCAMKTHGIGIEYGADYSTFSGFKILGPEGIGVIAGKEEAINTLQERNYSGGGQVQGHEAMELLRMMTFAPVSLAIQNAQVEEVCKQLNEGAIEGIESAYMTNAQSKNVIVELKDPIAQEVIKRSNSLGAATHPVGAESKYEIVPMIYRVSGSFIEAQPRLEKYGLRINPMKSGARTVLNILEKAIKS encoded by the coding sequence ATGGTTTATGATTCAATACGATTAAAATACGCAGATTCCGTACTTCCAAGTTTAACAATTGAAGAAGCGCAAAACCTGCAATTCAAATTGGTCGGGAGCATGAGTAAGCACTTTACAGGGGACCAATTTTTATCCATGGGTGATTTAGGCGTTGCACCACGATATAAAAAGCCCGAACAAACGGAACGAGTAGAATGTGCTATAGCTGATTTCTTTGGAGCGGGAAAGACAGCACTGGTTCGTGGCGCAGGAACTGGTGCAATCCGAATTATAGTAAGCACGTTACTTTCTGCAGGTGAAACTATGTTTATTCATACGGCTCCTGTTTATACGACAACAAAAGATACCATAAAGATGTTAGGTATCCAAACAAAAGCTGTTGATTTTAATGATTTAAAGGCTGTTGAAAAGGCTGTTGTTGATGATCAAGTATGCAAGTTGTTCTATGTTCAGCATGCAAGACAGCAACCAACAGATACGTATGATTTAAGGGCTTTGATAGAAACAGTCAAGGGTGTGCGCCCAGATTTACAGGTAGTAGTTGATGATAATTATTGTGCAATGAAAACACATGGAATTGGTATTGAATACGGTGCAGATTACTCTACTTTCTCCGGTTTCAAAATCCTTGGGCCTGAAGGAATTGGTGTTATAGCAGGGAAAGAAGAAGCAATAAATACTTTGCAGGAGCGGAACTATTCTGGCGGTGGACAGGTACAAGGCCATGAAGCGATGGAGTTATTGCGTATGATGACGTTTGCTCCAGTTTCGCTTGCCATACAAAATGCGCAAGTTGAAGAAGTTTGTAAGCAATTAAATGAAGGCGCCATCGAGGGAATAGAATCTGCGTATATGACTAACGCACAATCCAAAAATGTTATTGTTGAGTTAAAGGATCCAATTGCACAAGAAGTGATTAAACGAAGCAATAGTCTAGGAGCGGCTACACATCCAGTTGGAGCAGAGTCGAAATACGAAATTGTACCAATGATTTACCGTGTCTCGGGAAGTTTTATTGAGGCGCAACCACGCCTTGAAAAATATGGACTTCGTATAAATCCAATGAAGTCAGGGGCTAGAACAGTATTAAATATATTAGAAAAAGCAATTAAATCTTGA
- a CDS encoding YhfX family PLP-dependent enzyme has protein sequence MFLDVTKRRNPELIHAGVSLHQMGDIPPNTYVIDVDILKENTSKLATAAEKYNLELYFMSKQLGRFPEIANIIAENGINKAVAVDFDEGKVLADHGIAIGNIGHLVQPGKHQWEEVLSWKPEVATIFSYERAKQLSSTAVELGVNQDILLKVVGPEDSIYESQEGGILLEHLPDVIDQIIELEGITIVGVTTFPNLQLATDKTQMVPTNNLSSLLKAREILEKRGINVTQVNGPSGTSSETIPFLAKQGVTHGEPGHSLTGTTPLHAFKDLAEKPAIVYVSEVSHKSELSYHVIAGGFYGRSNMEGCLVGHDSKTILCRYTDALKKNPESIDYYGAIAIPTDFSIEIGDTAIFAFRTQIFVTRAHIALVEGIQSGNPTLIHLERKW, from the coding sequence ATGTTTTTGGATGTAACAAAACGTAGAAATCCAGAGCTAATACATGCTGGTGTTTCACTTCATCAAATGGGGGATATTCCTCCGAACACATATGTAATTGACGTCGATATTTTAAAAGAAAATACCAGTAAGCTTGCTACGGCTGCTGAAAAATATAATCTTGAACTGTATTTTATGAGTAAACAACTAGGTCGTTTCCCGGAAATCGCAAACATTATTGCGGAAAATGGGATAAACAAGGCTGTAGCGGTCGATTTCGATGAAGGAAAAGTGTTAGCTGATCATGGAATAGCTATCGGAAACATCGGACATCTTGTTCAACCTGGAAAACATCAATGGGAAGAAGTTCTAAGCTGGAAGCCGGAAGTAGCAACCATTTTTTCATATGAACGAGCAAAACAGTTATCGAGTACCGCGGTAGAGTTAGGTGTTAATCAGGATATTTTATTAAAAGTTGTTGGTCCTGAAGATAGTATATATGAAAGCCAAGAAGGCGGAATATTACTGGAGCACCTTCCTGATGTAATTGATCAGATTATCGAGTTAGAGGGTATAACAATTGTTGGTGTTACTACTTTTCCAAACCTGCAATTAGCTACTGATAAGACACAAATGGTTCCAACTAATAATTTATCCTCTTTATTAAAAGCTAGGGAAATTCTTGAGAAAAGAGGGATAAATGTAACGCAAGTGAATGGACCAAGTGGAACAAGTAGTGAAACGATTCCTTTTTTAGCTAAACAGGGAGTTACGCATGGGGAGCCAGGTCACAGTTTAACTGGTACGACACCTTTACACGCATTTAAGGATTTGGCTGAGAAGCCAGCAATTGTGTATGTAAGCGAAGTATCACATAAATCTGAATTAAGCTACCACGTGATTGCAGGTGGATTTTATGGACGTTCCAATATGGAAGGTTGTTTGGTAGGTCATGATAGTAAGACAATTCTTTGTCGGTACACTGATGCCCTTAAAAAAAACCCTGAATCGATTGATTACTATGGCGCAATTGCTATTCCTACTGATTTTTCAATTGAAATAGGTGATACGGCAATATTTGCATTCCGTACACAAATTTTTGTAACCCGAGCACATATTGCTTTAGTAGAGGGGATACAATCAGGAAATCCAACGCTAATTCATTTGGAAAGGAAGTGGTGA
- a CDS encoding phosphopentomutase → MTLVVIDSFGIGAMDDCEKYVPSDCQAHTYKHIREKKQDKLQIPFMYGLGLGTLVDGNPAPTNAYGYSKLAHHGADTYLGHQEIAGSCPKKSNKRLMIDIHSTIKEALEESGYDVKYPLKNCPVLLVNGAVVVADNLESAVGNIINVTADFNKMPFAEVKELGKVVRKHIDTTRVIAFGGPNTSIEHILACVKEKNEGQWGVDTPKASVYGEGYEVFHMGYGVDIDNQFPMIAAKHGVKVYRLGKTADVIHGAGPEAPIVNTTHLLEKVTQAYTQEQGDAAFLINIQETDLAGHSEDVDWYCDLLNETDKWLEGFASIMRRDDILIIMADHGNDPTIGHSNHSREYVPIMIVGEKVKAANIGLRESMADVGATFSDFFGIPKTAEGISFLSEIMD, encoded by the coding sequence ATGACATTGGTAGTCATCGATAGTTTTGGAATCGGGGCAATGGATGATTGTGAAAAGTATGTACCATCGGATTGTCAAGCACACACGTACAAGCATATACGAGAAAAAAAGCAAGATAAATTACAAATCCCATTCATGTATGGATTGGGGCTAGGAACGCTGGTAGATGGTAACCCCGCTCCAACTAATGCCTATGGGTACTCTAAATTAGCTCATCATGGAGCAGATACTTATTTAGGACATCAGGAAATAGCAGGAAGTTGCCCGAAAAAGTCAAATAAGAGACTGATGATAGATATTCATTCGACTATAAAAGAGGCGCTTGAAGAGAGTGGATATGATGTGAAATATCCATTAAAAAATTGTCCAGTGTTACTAGTGAATGGTGCAGTCGTTGTGGCTGATAACCTGGAATCTGCTGTAGGGAACATTATCAATGTGACAGCTGACTTTAATAAAATGCCTTTTGCTGAAGTGAAGGAGCTTGGAAAAGTAGTCCGTAAGCATATAGATACAACACGGGTTATCGCTTTTGGAGGACCGAACACATCAATTGAACACATTCTAGCTTGTGTTAAGGAAAAAAATGAGGGCCAGTGGGGTGTAGATACACCTAAAGCTAGTGTATATGGAGAAGGCTATGAAGTTTTCCATATGGGATATGGAGTGGATATTGATAACCAATTTCCAATGATTGCAGCAAAGCATGGAGTAAAGGTTTATCGATTGGGAAAAACCGCTGATGTTATCCATGGTGCCGGACCAGAAGCCCCGATTGTGAACACTACTCATTTGTTGGAGAAGGTCACACAAGCATATACGCAAGAACAAGGTGATGCAGCCTTTTTAATAAATATCCAAGAAACAGATTTAGCAGGACATTCTGAGGATGTTGATTGGTATTGTGATTTACTTAATGAAACGGATAAATGGCTTGAAGGATTTGCTTCAATAATGAGAAGAGACGATATATTGATTATTATGGCTGATCACGGAAATGATCCTACAATTGGACATTCCAATCATTCAAGAGAATATGTACCAATCATGATTGTCGGGGAAAAAGTAAAAGCAGCTAATATTGGATTACGTGAGTCAATGGCAGATGTCGGTGCAACGTTTAGTGACTTTTTTGGAATTCCCAAAACAGCTGAAGGAATTAGTTTTCTTTCTGAAATAATGGATTAG